Sequence from the Kineosporia succinea genome:
CAGGAGAGCCACTCCACACGCGACCCGACCGCCCGAGGAGAGCACCTCGTCCGTGAACAGCGACCACAGCCAGGGCGCGCCCAGGTAGGCGACCGTGGTGAGGGACGCGATCGCGGAGGCCAGGTAGAGGAAACCGGTGAACCAGCCCGTGCGGTCACCGGCGAGGCGGCGCACCCACTGGTAGCAGCCGCCGGCGATCGGCCACTGCGAGGCCAGTTCGGCGTACACGGTGGCGACGGTCAGCTGGAGCACCAGCACCAGGGGGATCAGCCAGACCCACGACGGGCCGGCGGTGACGTAGCCGAGCGAGACCACGGCGTAGATGCCGACGACCGGGGAGATCGTGGCGAAGCCGATGGAGAAGGTGGACCACAGGCTGAGGCCGCGCTGGAGTTCCTGCGCGTAGCCGGTGTCTTGCGTCATTGCTCGACACCCTTCCGGTTCCGTTGGGTGGCGCGGTTGACGGAGAGCAGGCTGACCAGGTCGTAGGCGACGTGTGAGGCCGCGACAGAGGTGATGTCGGCGTGGTCGTAGGCCGGGGCGACCTCGACGACGTCCGCGCCGATCAGGTCGGAGCCGTTCAGCCCGCGCAGGATCTCCAGCAGTTCGCGGGAGGTGAGCCCTCCGGCCTCCGGGGTGCCGGTGCCGGGTGCGTGGGCGGGGTCGAGCACGTCGATGTCGATCGAGACGTAGAGGGGGCGTTCGCCGATGCGGCTCCTCAGCCTGCCGACGACCTCGTCGACGCCCTGGCGCATGACGTCGGCGGAGGTGACGATGCCGAAGCCGAGGCGCTGGTCGTCGGTGAGGTCGGCCTTGCCGTAGAGCGGGCCGCGGGTGCCGACGTGACTCAGGGCCTCGGTGTCGACGATCCCCTCCTCCACGGCGCGGCGGAACGGGGTGCCGTGGGTGTACGGCTCGCCGAAGTAGGTGTCCCAGGTGTCGAGGTGAGCGTCGAAGTGCAGGAGCGCGACCGGACCGTGGCGCTGGGCGACGGCGCGCAGCAGGGGCAGGGACAGGGTGTGGTCGCCGCCGATCGTGACCACCGCGGCGCCGGTGTCCATCAGGGCGCCGACCTGTTCCTGCACGGTCTCGACGGCCTCGCCGATGTCGAACGGGTTGACCGCGATGTCCCCGGCGTCGACGACCTGGGTGGTGGCGAACGGGGAGACGTCGAGGCCCGGATGGTAGGGGCGCAGCAGGCGGCTGGTCTCGCGCACCGCGGACGGGGCGAAGCGGGCGCCGGGACGGTAGGAGACGCCGGAGTCGAACGGGATGCCGACCACGGCGATGTCGGCGCTCGGGACCTCGTCGAGGCGGGGAAGACGGGCGAAGGTGGCGGGCCCGGCGAAGCGCGGTACTCGGGAGGAGTCGACGGGACCTTTCGGCGTTTCGGTCACAGAAGTCCTTTTCCCTTGGGCCGTCCGGGCCTTTCGCGGACGGCTGCGCTTGACCATAAGGTCACCGCCCGGCCATGGTCACGGGATGTTCCGACCCAACGGGGGCCCTACCCGGGATGCTTCGTCCCCGGCCGCACCCCCTTCACCCGAGACCGTCTCGCTGGCCGCCCTGACCGGTCTGGACCTCACGTGGCTGACCGGCTCCGAGGCCCGGGTCCGGTGGGCTCACGTCAGCGAGCTGGAAGACCCCGCGCCCTACCTGGCCGGGGGTGAGCTGCTGCTGACGGCGGGGCGGAACCTGCCGCACGACGAGCCCGCCGTCCTGGACGCCTATGTGGCCTCGCTGGCGGGCGCCGGGGTGGCCGCGATCGGGTTCGGGCTGGCGCCGGTGCACGCGCAGGTGCCCGCGCTGCTGGTGAAGGCCTGCGAGAAGCACGGCCTGCCGCTGGTGGCGGTGCCGGAGCGGACGCCGTTCCTGGCGGTGAGTCAGGCCGTGGCCGACGCGCTGGAGCAGCAGCGTTCCGACCAGCGGCGGGTGGCTTCCGAGGCGCAGGGGCGGATCACCCGGGCCGCGCTGCGGGGTCAGCCGCGGGTGCCGGCGGTGCTGGCCGAGCTCGCGACGGCGATCGGGGGCTGGGCCGTGCTGCTCGACGCCACCGGCCGTCCGGTGCACCACTCCCCCGGCGCTCCCGATCCGACGCTCGACACGTTGCGGCTCGCCGTGCGGCTCGCGCAGGGATCGGGCCCGCGCAGTGCGACCGACGTGATCGGCGGCGTGCACATCGACCTGCACCCGGTGGACTCGGCGCAGTCGCACCGGCACGTGCTCCTGCTGGGCCGCGACACCCCGCTGACCGCCGCCGACCGCACGGTGCGGGCGGTCGGGGTGGGGCTGCTGGCGTTGCTGGCGGACTCCGAACGCACGGCGGGCGGTACCCAGAACCGGCTGCTGACCAGGCTTCTCACCGAAGGGCCGGAGCTGTCGCCGCACAGCGCGCGGTTGTTGCGCACGCTGGTGCCCGAAGGGCCGGTGCGGGTGCTGCGGGCGGCGCGCACCTCGATGCCCGAGGGGGAGCCGGTGTCGATGGCGGACGAGCTGCGCACCTCACTCGTGGACGTCACCGACGACGATCTGGTCGCGGTGGTGCCCGCGCAGCTGGGGGTCGAGGAGCTGTCCGGGTTGCACGTGCGGACGGGGTGGCTGGCGGCGCTGAGTCGTCCGGTGCCGCTGGCACAGGTGTCGGACGCCGATCAGGAGGCCCGCCGTCTGCTGGAACGGGCCGTGGTGGCCGGGGAACCGCTGGTGGGACGCTCGGCCGGGTCGGGGGTGGGCACGCTGGTCGACCGGTCGATGGCGGAGGCCTGGGCCGGCGAGCTGCTCGGGCCGCTGGTGCCGGTCGAGGGGGGCGAGCTGCTCGGCCTGCTGCGGGTCTTCCTGACGCACCACGGCAGCTGGGACGCGACGGCCCGCGCCACCGGCCTGCACCGCAACAGCGTGCGGCACCGGATCGCCCGGGTGGAACGGCTTCTGGAGACCGACCTGGGCGATCCGGCGGTGCGGGCGGATCTGTGGCTGGCGCTGGCCTGGCACGCCTAGGACGCCTGGCACGCCTTGGCGCCTGGCACGCCTGGCACGCCTTGGCACCTGGCACGCCTTGGCACCTGGCACGCCTTGGCACCTGGCACGCCTTGGCACCTGGCACGCCTTGGCGCCTGGGGCGCCTGGGGCCTGTCGCCGGGAGCCCTCACCTACACCTGGTCCACACCTCGCCTACACCTGGTCGAAGAAGTTCTCCTGGATGGCGTTGAGGGTGCGGAACTGGTCGACGGACAGCTTCTCCGGATCGATCTCGCGGCCCATCACGTCTTCGAGCAGCAGGATGAACTCCATGAAGCTGAGCGAGTCGAGCAGCCGGGTCTCGATCAGGTCGAGGTCGGGCGGGATGGCCTCGGTGCGGCCGGTGCGCTCCTTGAGCCAGTCGGTGACGTGCTCGATCATGCTGTCTCCCTGGGGGTTCTGGTCGAACCGGGCCAGAACGGCCTGCACCGAGGCCGCCTCCGTCACCCGGTCGCAGGATTCGCCGCAGTAGAGCGCCATCTCGTCGATCGCGCCCTGGGTGAGCACCGAGGGGGTGGCGGCGCTGTAGCGGGCGACGGGCAGCCGCCGGCCGTCGACGGTGGTGATGGCGATGAACGACGCGCGGTGCCGGTGCTTCGCCCGGGTCGTGGCGTTGGCGAGCACGCGATGCCGGCGGCCCGGCCATCCGATGTCGAAAACGCTGGTGACGGTGGTGCTGTCGGCGCTCGCCTCGAGCACCCTTCGTTTGAACAGCGGATGCGCGTCGGACTCCTCGGTGGGCACGAAGAGCGTGCCGGCCAGGGCTCCGTCGGCTCCACCGGCCCGGGCCCTCTGCAGGTCGGCGGGAGTCGCGATGCCACCCGCCACCGCCAGCACGGCCCGGGGATGGCGGGCCCGTACGCGCCGCAGCAGCTCGTCACGGCTGCTGTTGCCGAGCAGGTGCCCACCGGCCTCGGTGCCCTGCAGCACCACCACGTCGGTGCCCAGGTTCACGGCCCGGTCGGCGTCGGTGACGGTGCCGACCTGCACCACCACCGGATGCCCGACCGCCCGCGCCGCCCGGATCGTGGGCACGTCGGGCAGGCCGAAGAACGTGACGAAACCATTGTCGGGCAGCGCCTT
This genomic interval carries:
- the speB gene encoding agmatinase, which gives rise to MTETPKGPVDSSRVPRFAGPATFARLPRLDEVPSADIAVVGIPFDSGVSYRPGARFAPSAVRETSRLLRPYHPGLDVSPFATTQVVDAGDIAVNPFDIGEAVETVQEQVGALMDTGAAVVTIGGDHTLSLPLLRAVAQRHGPVALLHFDAHLDTWDTYFGEPYTHGTPFRRAVEEGIVDTEALSHVGTRGPLYGKADLTDDQRLGFGIVTSADVMRQGVDEVVGRLRSRIGERPLYVSIDIDVLDPAHAPGTGTPEAGGLTSRELLEILRGLNGSDLIGADVVEVAPAYDHADITSVAASHVAYDLVSLLSVNRATQRNRKGVEQ
- a CDS encoding nitronate monooxygenase; the protein is MNALCRVLGLRIPLIQAGMGGVAGPRLAAAVSSAGAGGVLGLYKLSVPRVTEVVEATAASTTAPFGINVIPEVVGAQTAHQQVEMAVKALPDNGFVTFFGLPDVPTIRAARAVGHPVVVQVGTVTDADRAVNLGTDVVVLQGTEAGGHLLGNSSRDELLRRVRARHPRAVLAVAGGIATPADLQRARAGGADGALAGTLFVPTEESDAHPLFKRRVLEASADSTTVTSVFDIGWPGRRHRVLANATTRAKHRHRASFIAITTVDGRRLPVARYSAATPSVLTQGAIDEMALYCGESCDRVTEAASVQAVLARFDQNPQGDSMIEHVTDWLKERTGRTEAIPPDLDLIETRLLDSLSFMEFILLLEDVMGREIDPEKLSVDQFRTLNAIQENFFDQV
- a CDS encoding PucR family transcriptional regulator; translated protein: MFRPNGGPTRDASSPAAPPSPETVSLAALTGLDLTWLTGSEARVRWAHVSELEDPAPYLAGGELLLTAGRNLPHDEPAVLDAYVASLAGAGVAAIGFGLAPVHAQVPALLVKACEKHGLPLVAVPERTPFLAVSQAVADALEQQRSDQRRVASEAQGRITRAALRGQPRVPAVLAELATAIGGWAVLLDATGRPVHHSPGAPDPTLDTLRLAVRLAQGSGPRSATDVIGGVHIDLHPVDSAQSHRHVLLLGRDTPLTAADRTVRAVGVGLLALLADSERTAGGTQNRLLTRLLTEGPELSPHSARLLRTLVPEGPVRVLRAARTSMPEGEPVSMADELRTSLVDVTDDDLVAVVPAQLGVEELSGLHVRTGWLAALSRPVPLAQVSDADQEARRLLERAVVAGEPLVGRSAGSGVGTLVDRSMAEAWAGELLGPLVPVEGGELLGLLRVFLTHHGSWDATARATGLHRNSVRHRIARVERLLETDLGDPAVRADLWLALAWHA